A single window of Xylocopilactobacillus apicola DNA harbors:
- a CDS encoding zinc-dependent alcohol dehydrogenase family protein: MKTATFIEPGKIELRNYPMPEIKSEHDAIIKVVRACVCGSDLWWYRGISKREKNTPVGHEAIGIVEKIGSSVKNVQVGDFVVVPFTHGCGHCAACLAGFDGNCLTKIDDEVIGYQGEYLRYKNASWGLVKIPGNPNDYTDDELNDLLALSDVMATGFHAADSAEVKLGDTVVVIGDGAVGLCGVISAKLLGAKRIIAMSRHEDRQRLAKYFGATDIVAERGDEGVKKVMDLTQGNGADAVLECVGTEQAVETAVQVCRPGAVVGRVGVPQKSEMNTSNLFWKNIGLRGGIANVTTDDRKVLLDAVLKGKIHPGKVFTKRFNLDQVEFAYEAMDQRKAIKSLLVID; this comes from the coding sequence ATGAAAACTGCAACTTTTATTGAACCAGGAAAAATTGAATTAAGAAATTACCCGATGCCTGAAATTAAATCAGAGCACGATGCAATTATCAAGGTTGTCAGAGCCTGTGTCTGCGGGTCTGATCTCTGGTGGTATCGTGGAATTTCTAAGCGAGAAAAGAATACTCCGGTTGGACATGAAGCAATTGGGATTGTCGAAAAAATTGGTTCATCAGTCAAAAATGTCCAAGTGGGAGATTTTGTAGTTGTTCCTTTTACCCACGGCTGCGGTCATTGTGCTGCTTGTCTTGCGGGATTTGACGGGAATTGTTTAACAAAAATTGATGATGAAGTAATTGGCTATCAAGGGGAATATTTGCGTTACAAAAATGCCTCTTGGGGTTTAGTTAAAATTCCAGGGAATCCTAATGATTATACAGATGATGAATTAAATGATCTTTTAGCTCTATCGGATGTCATGGCGACGGGATTTCATGCAGCAGATAGTGCTGAAGTGAAACTTGGCGACACCGTAGTTGTAATAGGAGATGGAGCCGTTGGGCTTTGTGGAGTTATCTCGGCTAAACTGCTTGGTGCCAAAAGAATCATTGCAATGAGTCGGCACGAGGATCGCCAGCGTTTAGCGAAATATTTTGGGGCCACTGATATTGTTGCTGAACGCGGCGATGAAGGGGTCAAAAAAGTTATGGATTTAACTCAAGGTAATGGAGCTGATGCAGTTTTGGAATGCGTTGGAACTGAACAAGCAGTTGAGACGGCAGTTCAGGTTTGTCGTCCAGGTGCCGTTGTTGGACGTGTTGGTGTTCCCCAAAAGTCTGAAATGAATACTAGTAATCTATTTTGGAAAAACATTGGTCTGCGAGGCGGAATTGCGAACGTTACAACTGATGACCGTAAAGTACTGTTAGATGCCGTACTAAAAGGTAAGATTCACCCCGGTAAAGTCTTTACTAAACGTTTTAACCTTGATCAAGTAGAATTTGCTTATGAAGCAATGG
- a CDS encoding SDR family oxidoreductase produces MMKKVMLVVGAGQISMAIARRIGADQKIILGDKNINNAQSIAKILQEAGFDVEAIEMDLSSRISIQNMISKGQEYGEIATLINGAGLSPSQASIEEILKVDLYGTAVLLEEVGKVIAEVGVGVTITSQSGHRMPALTPDEDRLLALTPTEELLDLDLLKPENVKDTLHAYQLAKRCNEKRVMAEALNWAKRGARLNAIAPGIIVTPLALDEFNGIRGDFYKEMFAKSPAGRPGTADEVADVAQLLMNSAFITGSTFLIDGGATANFYYGEK; encoded by the coding sequence ATGATGAAAAAAGTAATGTTAGTTGTTGGTGCTGGTCAAATTAGTATGGCGATTGCCAGAAGAATCGGCGCTGACCAAAAAATTATTTTGGGTGATAAAAACATCAATAATGCTCAATCTATTGCTAAAATTTTGCAAGAAGCTGGTTTTGACGTCGAAGCAATTGAGATGGATCTATCATCTCGCATTTCGATTCAAAACATGATTTCTAAAGGTCAAGAATACGGTGAGATTGCAACTTTAATTAATGGAGCAGGTTTGTCCCCTAGTCAGGCCTCAATTGAAGAAATTTTAAAAGTTGATTTATATGGTACTGCAGTCTTGCTTGAAGAGGTCGGAAAAGTTATTGCAGAAGTTGGCGTTGGAGTGACGATCACTAGTCAGTCAGGTCATCGGATGCCCGCATTAACGCCCGATGAGGACCGATTATTGGCGCTGACTCCTACAGAAGAATTATTAGATTTAGATCTATTAAAGCCTGAAAATGTAAAAGACACGCTTCACGCTTATCAGCTTGCTAAACGCTGCAACGAAAAACGTGTCATGGCTGAAGCTTTAAACTGGGCTAAAAGAGGAGCTAGACTAAATGCAATTGCTCCAGGAATCATTGTTACTCCATTAGCCTTAGATGAGTTTAATGGCATTCGCGGTGATTTTTACAAGGAAATGTTTGCTAAATCACCTGCTGGTCGACCAGGAACAGCCGATGAGGTCGCTGATGTGGCACAGCTATTAATGAACTCAGCTTTTATCACCGGATCAACTTTTTTAATCGATGGCGGGGCAACTGCTAACTTTTATTATGGAGAAAAATAG
- a CDS encoding LysR family transcriptional regulator: protein MFQQMKYFISVVQHHNFTRAAQECNISQSAISQQIKELENTLGVQLLERRGRSFELTEAGQYFYQQAQEIIGDVDNLISATQAISQEQNNDYVLKLGYLVNFGVQEFLQAVAQFSKMYPTVKVQITNGAHEPLFELLRNDQIDLNFSDQRRALSNEYNNEFLTETDYVAIVGKNFAQKDDNQITTDQLRQLPCILVGESSEQAEEENYYQAVLGIKSQFKMVPTFDEAQILVAANQGYLVANSLTAEQVNKEINRVLPLLKRNTRLHQKYYAYWKKENSGFYIETFAEILKNQFYHDQKNSDYN, encoded by the coding sequence ATGTTTCAACAAATGAAATATTTCATTTCTGTAGTCCAACACCATAATTTTACTCGCGCGGCACAAGAGTGTAATATTTCACAATCAGCGATTTCTCAACAGATTAAAGAGCTAGAAAATACGTTGGGAGTTCAGTTACTGGAACGCCGCGGGCGTAGTTTTGAATTGACGGAAGCAGGGCAATATTTTTATCAGCAAGCGCAAGAAATTATTGGAGATGTCGATAATTTAATCTCGGCGACTCAGGCAATTTCGCAGGAACAAAATAATGATTATGTTTTAAAGCTAGGCTATTTAGTTAATTTTGGCGTCCAAGAATTTTTGCAAGCGGTCGCCCAGTTTTCAAAAATGTATCCGACGGTTAAAGTTCAAATCACTAACGGAGCGCACGAACCACTATTTGAATTGTTGCGAAACGACCAGATTGATTTAAATTTCTCTGATCAACGGCGTGCCCTTTCTAATGAGTATAACAATGAATTTTTGACGGAGACAGATTATGTTGCGATTGTTGGTAAAAATTTCGCGCAAAAAGATGATAATCAAATAACCACGGATCAACTCCGCCAATTACCTTGTATTTTGGTTGGTGAATCTTCTGAGCAAGCTGAGGAAGAAAATTATTATCAGGCAGTTCTGGGAATTAAGAGCCAATTTAAAATGGTGCCAACATTTGATGAAGCTCAAATTTTGGTTGCTGCTAATCAGGGATATTTAGTGGCAAATAGTCTTACGGCTGAGCAAGTCAACAAGGAAATCAATCGAGTTTTACCGCTTCTTAAAAGAAATACTCGGCTGCATCAAAAATATTATGCTTATTGGAAGAAAGAGAATTCGGGCTTTTACATCGAAACTTTCGCTGAAATTTTGAAAAATCAATTCTATCATGATCAAAAAAATAGTGATTATAATTAA
- a CDS encoding alpha/beta fold hydrolase yields the protein MLIAFTRFRANKMLSAAPTRNLVAAGSKFLNVYETGAGLKTLVFLAGGGTPMPVYDFKPLYDKLSDKYHIVVVEKSGYGFSDHSHDSRDLNQILFETRSALKAAKIKGPYFLMPHSMSGIEALYWAQLYPDEVAGIIGLDMASPEAYEKLKLPSQHLIKMLAFLRKIGLAPLIAGRAPAMASGNLSKEDRKLFRALFDRNWMSTDVRNEIKTVKNNAEIVAANPLPQVPLLLLVSNGQGTGFTARSWLKLQQNLQSKRIIQFDAPHYLYHYETAAIAQEIDNFLSSVGKES from the coding sequence TTGTTGATTGCTTTTACACGTTTTCGCGCCAATAAAATGTTATCTGCTGCGCCAACTCGTAACTTGGTCGCAGCCGGTTCAAAATTCTTGAATGTTTATGAAACGGGAGCAGGTTTAAAAACATTGGTATTTTTGGCAGGTGGCGGCACACCAATGCCTGTTTATGATTTTAAGCCGCTCTATGACAAATTATCTGACAAATATCATATTGTCGTGGTCGAAAAATCAGGTTACGGCTTTAGTGATCATTCTCATGATTCCAGGGACTTGAATCAAATTTTATTTGAAACCCGTAGCGCCTTAAAAGCAGCAAAAATTAAAGGCCCGTATTTTTTGATGCCGCATTCGATGTCAGGAATTGAAGCCCTTTACTGGGCGCAACTTTACCCGGATGAAGTGGCGGGAATTATTGGTCTTGATATGGCGAGTCCAGAGGCTTATGAAAAATTAAAATTGCCATCCCAACATCTGATCAAAATGTTAGCTTTTCTCAGAAAAATTGGTTTGGCTCCATTAATTGCAGGTCGTGCGCCAGCAATGGCGAGTGGCAATTTATCCAAAGAAGATCGAAAGCTTTTTCGAGCGTTATTTGATCGAAATTGGATGTCAACAGACGTTCGAAACGAAATTAAAACTGTAAAAAATAACGCCGAGATCGTTGCAGCGAATCCTTTGCCGCAAGTTCCTTTGTTGTTGTTGGTTTCAAACGGTCAAGGAACAGGATTTACGGCACGAAGTTGGCTTAAGTTGCAGCAAAACTTGCAGTCCAAGCGAATAATACAATTTGATGCGCCACATTATTTATATCATTATGAAACTGCTGCGATTGCCCAAGAAATTGATAATTTTTTGAGTTCAGTAGGGAAGGAGAGTTAA